The Leucobacter rhizosphaerae genome includes a region encoding these proteins:
- a CDS encoding DUF4031 domain-containing protein, whose protein sequence is MSILIDPPAWPAHGLLWSHLVSDASYEELHAFAAQLRIPRRSFDLDHYDLPETRYADAIALGARAVSAKDVVHRLRDTGLRVRQVDKPALLPVRRREFLLTEWVTLGRYTAPVETAAHDDAWRALGDDLITRWNEPHRRYHDERHLEDVLLALDHLTVRGEAVSPATLLAAWFHDAVYQGDAHDELHSARLASERLGGLGLAPSLVQQVGEFIVATTPGRASNATSATVSATGLHHLLDADLSIFASSPTRYAEYTSAVREEYAHVPDPDFAVGRSRILRGYLEQPTLYRTPAAQELWEAHARENVHAEIARLGPAAPPMNTGTGEAPA, encoded by the coding sequence ATGTCCATCCTCATCGACCCGCCCGCATGGCCAGCGCACGGCCTGCTGTGGAGTCACCTGGTGTCCGACGCCAGCTACGAGGAACTGCACGCGTTCGCAGCGCAGCTGAGGATCCCGCGCCGCAGCTTCGATCTCGATCACTACGACCTGCCCGAGACCCGCTACGCCGACGCGATCGCGCTCGGGGCGCGGGCGGTCTCGGCGAAGGACGTCGTGCACCGGCTGCGCGACACCGGACTCCGCGTGCGGCAGGTCGACAAGCCCGCGTTGCTCCCGGTGCGGCGGCGGGAGTTCCTGCTCACGGAATGGGTGACGCTCGGGCGGTATACGGCGCCGGTGGAAACAGCCGCGCACGACGACGCCTGGCGCGCACTCGGCGACGACCTCATCACCCGCTGGAACGAGCCGCACCGCCGCTACCACGACGAGCGGCACCTCGAAGACGTGCTGCTGGCACTCGACCACCTGACCGTGCGCGGCGAGGCCGTCTCCCCTGCGACGCTGCTGGCGGCCTGGTTCCACGACGCGGTCTACCAGGGCGACGCCCACGACGAATTGCACTCGGCGCGGCTCGCCTCCGAACGCCTCGGCGGGCTCGGGCTCGCACCGAGCCTCGTGCAGCAGGTGGGTGAGTTCATCGTCGCCACGACTCCCGGGCGGGCGTCGAACGCAACGAGCGCCACGGTCTCAGCGACGGGCCTACATCACCTGCTCGACGCGGACCTGTCGATCTTCGCATCGTCGCCCACGCGCTACGCGGAGTACACGTCCGCGGTGCGCGAGGAGTACGCACACGTGCCGGATCCCGACTTCGCGGTGGGTCGCTCGCGAATCCTGCGCGGCTATCTCGAACAGCCCACGCTGTACCGCACCCCCGCGGCGCAGGAGCTCTGGGAAGCGCATGCACGGGAGAACGTGCACGCGGAGATCGCGCGGCTCGGCCCGGCGGCGCCGCCCATGAACACCGGCACCGGAGAGGCACCCGCATGA
- a CDS encoding SixA phosphatase family protein gives MTQLILVRHAKSDWGDPSLVDHDRPLNARGRANAPMMAERLAATGASVDRILSSTAVRARTTADHFGEALGLRVEVDPELYLASASTLLAKAAAAGSPTVLMVAHDPGITDLAARLSDGGITHMPTCAVARFEWHASGERGADGWREAQTRMPDTWSLETPRGA, from the coding sequence ATGACCCAGCTCATTCTCGTACGCCACGCGAAGTCCGACTGGGGCGACCCGAGCCTCGTCGACCACGATCGCCCGCTGAACGCGCGCGGGCGGGCGAACGCACCCATGATGGCGGAACGGCTGGCGGCGACCGGCGCGTCGGTGGATCGGATCCTCTCGAGCACCGCGGTGCGAGCGCGCACCACGGCCGACCACTTCGGCGAGGCGCTCGGACTGCGCGTCGAGGTCGATCCCGAGCTCTATCTCGCCTCGGCGTCGACGCTACTCGCCAAGGCGGCAGCTGCGGGATCGCCGACGGTGCTGATGGTCGCGCACGATCCCGGGATCACGGACCTGGCCGCCCGGTTGTCCGACGGCGGGATCACCCACATGCCGACCTGCGCGGTCGCGCGGTTCGAATGGCATGCCAGCGGCGAGCGTGGCGCCGACGGCTGGCGCGAGGCGCAGACACGGATGCCCGACACCTGGAGCCTGGAGACGCCGCGCGGCGCCTGA